In Candidatus Methylomirabilota bacterium, the following proteins share a genomic window:
- a CDS encoding PRC-barrel domain-containing protein, producing the protein MLRQVRDLRGLTIAATDGDIGRAHDLYLDDHRWTVRSLVVDTRPWPAGRRVLISPHSVFRADWPRRRLEVALTKEEIRRRPDIDTDQPVAGRPAVSLRRARRVAGYALQALDGEVGHIHDFVIDDETWVIRYLVAETRDWWPGKKVLVPREWIAWVSWLELKVHVDLHREILRHAPEYDPARPIQGDDEARLGRYYGRPTCRAFRENGRGARRRRSSRAIN; encoded by the coding sequence ATGTTGCGACAGGTACGGGACCTGCGGGGTCTGACCATCGCCGCCACCGACGGCGACATCGGGCGAGCGCACGATCTGTATCTCGACGACCATCGGTGGACGGTGCGCTCCCTGGTGGTCGATACCCGCCCCTGGCCGGCGGGCCGCCGAGTCCTCATCTCGCCGCACTCGGTGTTCCGCGCGGACTGGCCTCGGCGGAGACTGGAGGTGGCGCTGACGAAGGAGGAGATCCGGCGCCGCCCGGACATCGACACCGACCAGCCGGTGGCGGGCCGACCGGCGGTCAGCCTCCGGCGTGCGCGCCGGGTGGCGGGCTATGCCTTGCAGGCCCTCGACGGCGAGGTCGGGCACATCCACGACTTCGTGATCGACGACGAGACGTGGGTCATCCGCTACCTCGTGGCGGAGACCCGGGATTGGTGGCCCGGTAAGAAGGTTCTCGTGCCACGCGAGTGGATCGCCTGGGTGAGCTGGCTGGAGCTGAAGGTCCACGTGGACCTGCATCGCGAGATCCTCCGGCACGCGCCGGAATACGATCCGGCGCGCCCGATCCAGGGGGACGACGAGGCGCGTCTGGGGCGGTACTACGGGAGGCCGACGTGCCGGGCGTTTCGTGAGAACGGGAGGGGCGCCCGGCGGCGGAGATCCTCACGTGCTATCAATTGA
- a CDS encoding plasmid stabilization protein: MANMIIRNLDDTVAERLRLQARLRGVSVEQEARRLLALGTALSRKEIAARARTIRARQKPHRSRATALIREDRRR; the protein is encoded by the coding sequence ATGGCGAACATGATCATCCGCAACCTCGATGACACCGTCGCCGAACGGCTCCGCCTCCAGGCCCGCCTGCGTGGCGTCTCGGTCGAGCAAGAGGCGCGACGGCTCCTCGCCCTGGGGACGGCGCTCTCGCGAAAGGAGATCGCGGCGCGGGCCCGGACCATCCGCGCTCGGCAGAAGCCGCATCGCTCCCGGGCTACCGCCCTGATCCGCGAAGACCGCCGGCGGTGA
- a CDS encoding type II toxin-antitoxin system VapC family toxin, which produces MVVDASIAVQWFANEPGSDHATRLMEGHEVLFAPDIMPVEAANGWWKKVRRREMSAADLDQAVGYLLALGVEWVPTGPLLTRAAHLATEIDHPVYDCVYLVLSASRAAPLATADDRLRGAARGLGVRLWAP; this is translated from the coding sequence GTGGTCGTCGACGCCTCGATCGCTGTGCAGTGGTTCGCCAACGAGCCGGGATCTGACCATGCGACGCGGCTGATGGAAGGGCACGAGGTGCTGTTCGCCCCCGACATCATGCCGGTCGAGGCGGCCAACGGCTGGTGGAAGAAGGTCCGTCGCCGGGAAATGAGCGCCGCCGACCTGGACCAGGCCGTCGGCTATCTCCTGGCCCTCGGCGTCGAGTGGGTCCCCACGGGGCCTCTGCTCACCCGCGCCGCGCACCTGGCGACGGAGATCGATCACCCGGTCTACGATTGCGTCTACCTGGTGCTGTCGGCCAGCCGGGCCGCCCCCCTCGCGACCGCCGACGATCGGCTTCGGGGAGCAGCCCGGGGCCTCGGGGTGCGCCTGTGGGCTCCCTGA
- a CDS encoding PIN domain-containing protein — protein sequence MIVLDSSFLVAYHNRRDVHHRAAVATMESLVAGQWGPALLIEYVFLEVVTVLLARRGLDAAVRVATILLQARDVEFVPSSDTFLDVMETFRAQRHGRLSFTDAAIVTVAQHRGAPFVATFDRDFREVESLAVVPA from the coding sequence ATGATCGTCCTCGACTCCAGCTTTCTCGTGGCCTACCACAACCGACGCGATGTCCATCACCGCGCGGCGGTAGCCACGATGGAGAGCCTGGTGGCCGGCCAATGGGGCCCTGCCCTCCTCATCGAGTACGTGTTCCTGGAGGTCGTCACCGTGCTCCTCGCCCGCCGCGGGCTCGACGCCGCCGTGCGGGTCGCCACGATCCTGCTCCAGGCCCGCGACGTCGAGTTCGTGCCCTCGTCTGACACGTTCCTCGACGTCATGGAGACCTTCCGCGCGCAACGCCACGGCCGCCTGAGTTTCACGGACGCCGCGATCGTCACGGTGGCCCAACACCGTGGCGCGCCCTTCGTCGCCACGTTCGACCGCGATTTCCGGGAAGTGGAGAGCCTCGCGGTCGTGCCGGCGTAA